One window of the Micromonas commoda chromosome 11, complete sequence genome contains the following:
- a CDS encoding predicted protein, giving the protein MGFKVAVIYYSRRGRLVTLANVIAEGVRQVEGAEVTVYRIRDPVLGDAPGTFDEGVLDAPVATPEVIMQSDCVIIGGPGRQGRMCAEVSYFFDSLTEFQTNGCLLKGKVGSAFTSVGGVGRGYGGHEAILQSFHGFFLQHGMIPVGVPPSSVMEDAHMASPFGVCMTGRPKLDKAGSRLRSLSESEVKLAYSQGEWASIITKQLHDDGD; this is encoded by the exons GTTGCCGTGATCTACTAcagtcgccgcgggcgtctcgTGACCCTCGCGAACGTGATCGCCGAGGGCGTGCGTCAG GTCGAAGGCGCGGAGGTGACCGTGTACCGCATCAGAGATCCCGTTCTGGGCGATGCGCCCGGTACGTTCGACGAGGGTGTCCTGGACGCGCCCGTTGCAACGCCGGAGGTCATCATGCAGAGCGACTGCGTGATCATCGGCGGGCCCGGCAGGCAGGGCCGCATGTGTGCGGAGGTTAGCTACTTCTTCGACTCCCTCACGGAGTTTCAGACGAACGGATGCCTGCTCAAGGGCAAGGTTGGTTCGGCATTCACGTCCGTGGGGGGCGTGGGGCGCGGCTACGGCGGCCACGAGGCCATCCTTCAGTCGTTCCACGGATTCTTCCTCCAGCACGGCATGATCCCGGTGGGGGTGCCGCCTAGCTCGGTCATGGAGGATGCGCACATGGCGAGCCCGTTCGGGGTGTGCATGACGGGCAGGCCGAAGCTGGACAAGGCGGGTAGCAGGCTGAGGTCCCTGTCGGAGTCGGAGGTGAAACTGGCGTATTCCCAGGGCGAGTGGGCCTCCATCATCACCAAGCAGCttcacgacgacggcgactgA